Genomic segment of Nitrospirota bacterium:
TGATGAACTCAACACCTGTGGATGCAGATGTTATTCACTGCCACACATGGTACACACATTTTGGCGGTGTTACGGCAAGGAAATCCTATAATATCCCTCTTTTTATAACTACGCATTCACTTGAACCCCTAAGGCCATGGAAACGTGAACAGCTTGGCCACGGTTATGAAATGTCCTTGTGGATTGAAAACACTGCACTTAACATGGCTGATTCCATTGTTGCCGTTTCTGAGGGAATGAAACAGGATATAATAAGGCTTTTTGATATAGATGAAAAAAAGATTACCGTAATCTATAATGGTATTGACACTGATGAGTATAAGCCCACACAGTCTGAAGATGTACTGGCAGAGTACGGCATAGACCCCGACAAGCCTTATGTACTGTTTGTAGGCAGAATTACCAGACAAAAGGGCATAATGCATCTTGTAAATGCCATCCCTTATATAAACGATGAGGTACAGATAGTGTTGTGCGCCGGGCAGCCTGACACACCGGAAATTAAGGCTGAAATGGAGGCCGGTGTCAAGAAAATTCAGGAAAAGCGGAAAAATGTTATCTGGATTCAAAAAATGGTACCTAAGCCGCATATAATTCCCATTTACTCACATGCCTCGGTTTTCTGCTGTCCGTCCATATATGAACCCTTCGGAATCATAAATCTTGAGGCTATGGCCTGCTCAATTCCGGTTGTGGCTACAGCTACTGGCGGCATTGTAGAGATATTACAGGATGGAGTGACCGGCTATCTGGTTAACCTGGAACAGCTTAAGGAGTGTCCCTTTGAACCTGTTGAACCAAATGTGTTTTCAAAGGACCTTGCAAATGCTATAAACAAAATTCTTGATGATAAAACGCTCAGGCTAAAGATGGGATTATCTGGCAGGACACGGGCTGAGCAGCACTTTAGCTGGAAAACTATTGCAAGGGAAGTCGTTGATTTATATAGTAAATTTATATAACAGACCTGTTTTTGTTAATTTTTGTTGACTAAATAGCGCAGTGCGGAGGATTCAGGATGAATGCTGTTTTAATTAAACCCTTTGTGATAGAGGCGATAGTGCCGTCAGTGGATGGCGGTAAGTTTCCTGTAAAACGGGAGGTCGGGGAAACTCTTGTAGTGACGGCTACTGTTTACAGGGACGGCCACGATGTCACTCGGGTAAATCTTAAATATAAGGAAAAATACGGCGATAAAACGTGGCAGACTGTCGAGATGGAATCAATTAACTCAGGCCTTGATTTATGGCGGGGGGCTTTTTTACTTGATAAAAACACAAGATATATTTATACCATAGAGGCATACACGGACACTTACCAGTCATGGCTTAAGGATACAACGAAAAAATTTACGGCTGGAGCCGATATTGCAAGTGAACTAACAGAGGGAGAGATTTTTATAAAATCTCTCATAGATGAAAGTGT
This window contains:
- the glgA gene encoding glycogen synthase, giving the protein MKALILTNEYPPNVYGGAGVHVEYLSREMSKLIDVEVRCFGTQDSGTKNLKVKGYGFDPKLFENTDKQLKSVFTALYNCVMMNSTPVDADVIHCHTWYTHFGGVTARKSYNIPLFITTHSLEPLRPWKREQLGHGYEMSLWIENTALNMADSIVAVSEGMKQDIIRLFDIDEKKITVIYNGIDTDEYKPTQSEDVLAEYGIDPDKPYVLFVGRITRQKGIMHLVNAIPYINDEVQIVLCAGQPDTPEIKAEMEAGVKKIQEKRKNVIWIQKMVPKPHIIPIYSHASVFCCPSIYEPFGIINLEAMACSIPVVATATGGIVEILQDGVTGYLVNLEQLKECPFEPVEPNVFSKDLANAINKILDDKTLRLKMGLSGRTRAEQHFSWKTIAREVVDLYSKFI